The following proteins come from a genomic window of Spea bombifrons isolate aSpeBom1 chromosome 10, aSpeBom1.2.pri, whole genome shotgun sequence:
- the DENND5A gene encoding DENN domain-containing protein 5A isoform X1, with translation MSGGGGSSSAPGRFADYFVISGLDTDTGLEPDELSALCEYIQASKAGEGVGRFIPSSAEGENFEQTPLRRTFKSKVLAHYPENVEWNAFDQDAVGMLCMPKGLSFKTQSDPRDPQFHSFIITREDGSRTFGFALTFFEEVTSKQICSAMQTLYHMHNAEYDIIHISATNGRDDPDCAEDCNVTKLQRFNSYDISRDTLYVSKCICLIAPMSFMTACKKVLEQLHRAVTSAQPPPLPLESYIYNILYEVPLPPAGRSLKFSGVYVPIVCQRPSTNELPLFDFPVQEVFELLGVENVVQLFTCALLEFQILLYSQHYQRLMTVAETITGLMFPFQWQHVYVPILPASLLHFLDAPVPYLMGLHSNGLDDRSKLELPQEANLCFVDIDNHFIELPEDLPQFPNKLEFIQEVSEVLMSFGIPPEGNLHCSESVSKLKDLKAADLVSDKKNGNLAGTALNSFELLKENETLARIQALVKRTGVSLEKGSSRSAGVEVKEESSGRKDGTAQCDERELRVHRLNIHVREVFASRFTQMFADYEVFVIQPSQDKESWFTNREQMQNFDKASFLSDQPEPYLPFLSRFLETQMFASFIDNKILCHDDDDKDPVLRVFDSRVDKIRLLNVRTPTLRTSMYQKCTSIEEAVKAIELRLSKIDHTAIHPHLLDMKIGQGKYEPGFFPKLQSDVLSTGPATNKWTKRNAPAQWRRKDRQKQHTEHLRLDNDQREKYIQEARNLGSTIRQPKLSNLSPSVIAQTNWKFVEGLLKECRNKTKRMLVEKMGREAVELGHGEVSITGVEENTLIASLCDLLERIWSHGLLVKQGKSALWSHLLHYQENRRRIAGGSVGTSEIFLDSERRRSDPNPVMPPLKISLVQDMRHIQNIGEIKTDVGKARAWVRLSMEKKLLSRHLKQLLLDHELTKKLYKRYAFLRCDDEKEQFLYHLLSFNAVDYFCFTNVFTTILIPYHILIVPGKKLGGSMFTANPWICLSGELGETGVLQLPRNVFETTHECQNLGKLTTVQIGHDNAGLYAKWLVEHVMVRNEITGHTYKFPCGRWLGKGMDDGSLERVLVGDLLTPNTETEERPCRTPPLQHSPGMIRRLVAISPSSRPKFNTGQIQEATGEAVNGIVKHFHKPEKERGSLTLLLCGESGLVAALEQVFQHGFKSPRLFKSIFIWDFLEKAQAHYEALELNDSLPEEDWRKRARNFCRFISAINGTPRNIGKDGKFQMFVCLGARDHCLHHWIALLADCPIIAQMYEETALIKDHSLVNSLIRVLQTLQEFNITLESSLIKGINI, from the exons CGCTATGTGAGTACATTCAGGCTTCTAAAGCCGGCGAAGGGGTCGGACGTTTCATTCCCAGCAGCGCTGAAG GAGAGAATTTCGAGCAGACCCCCCTCAGGCGCACTTTCAAATCCAAGGTCCTGGCGCATTACCCCGAAAATGTGGAATGGAACGCCTTCGACCAGGACGCGGTGGGCATG CTATGCATGCCCAAAGGATTGTCCTTCAAGACGCAGTCAGACCCCCGGGACCCTCAGTTCCACTCGTTCATCATCACTAGAGAAGATGGCTCCCGGACCTTCGGCTTCGCCCTCACCTTCTTCGAGGAGGTCACCAGCAAACAGATCTGCAGCGCCATGCAGACGCTCTACCACATGCACAACGCCGAATACGACATCATTCACATATCGGCCACCAACGGCAGGGACGACCCCGACTGTGCGGAGGACTGCAACGTGACGAAGTTACAGCGCTTCAACTCGTACGACATCTCGCGGGACACGCTGTACGTGTCCAAGTGCATCTGTCTCATCGCGCCCATGTCCTTCATGACGGCCTGTAAGAAGGTGCTGGAGCAGCTTCACCGGGCCGTGACCTCCGCCCAGCCTCCGCCACTGCCTTTGGAGAGCTATATCTATAACATCCTCTATGAGGTGCCTCTCCCCCCGGCCGGCCGCTCCTTGAAGTTTTCGGGGGTCTACGTCCCCATCGTCTGCCAGCGCCCGAGTACCAACGAGTTGCCGCTCTTTGACTTTCCCGTCCAGGAGGTCTTTGAGTTACTCGGCGTGGAGAACGTTGTCCAGCTCTTCACGTGCGCCCTCCTCGAATTCCAGATCCTGCTTTACTCTCAGC ATTACCAGCGGTTGATGACCGTGGCGGAGACCATCACCGGCCTGATGTTTCCGTTCCAGTGGCAGCACGTGTACGTGCCGATCCTCCCGGCCTCGCTGCTTCACTTCCTAGACGCTCCCGTCCCGTACCTCATGGGCTTGCACTCCAACGGGCTGGACGACCGGTCCAAGCTGGAGCTGCCGCAGGAG GCCAACCTCTGCTTTGTGGACATAGACAACCACTTCATCGAGTTACCCGAAGACCTGCCTCAGTTCCCGAACAAGCTGGAGTTCATCCAGGAAGTATCCGAGGTGTTGATGTCCTTTGGAATCCCCCCCGAGGGTAACCTGCACTGCAGCGAGAGCGTCTCCAAGCTCAAGGACCTCAAAGCCGCCGACCTCGTGTCCGACAAGAAGAACGGCAACCTGGCGGGGACCGCGTTAAACTCCTTCGAGCTCCTGAAGGAGAACGAAACTCTAGCTCGGATACAGGCTCTGGTGAAGAGGACCGGAGTGAGCCTGGAAAAGGGGAGTTCTCGTTCCGCCGGG GTGGAGGTTAAAGAGGAGTCGAGCGGCAGGAAGGACGGGACGGCGCAGTGTGACGAGCGTGAGCTTCGCGTCCATCGGCTGAACATCCACGTGCGCGAGGTCTTCGCCAGCCGCTTCACTCAGATGTTTGCCGACTACGAGGTGTTTGTGATCCAGCCGAGCCAAGACAAGGAGTCCTGGTTCACAAACCGGGAGCAGATGCAGAACTTCGACAAA GCGTCCTTCCTTTCCGATCAGCCCGAGCCGTACCTGCCGTTCCTCTCCCGTTTCCTGGAAACCCAAATGTTTGCGTCTTTCATCGATAATAAAATCCTTTGCCACGACGACGACGACAAAGATCCTGTTCTGCGGGTCTTTGACAGCAGAGTCGATAAGATCAGACTGTTAAACGTCCGGACGCCGACCCTCCGCACCTCCATGTACCAGAAATGCACCAGTATCGAAGAAGCAG TAAAAGCGATCGAGTTGCGTCTGTCGAAGATCGATCACACGGCGATTCACCCGCACCTCTTGGACATGAAGATCGGGCAGGGCAAGTACGAGCCGGGCTTCTTCCCCAAGCTTCAGTCTGACGTCCTTTCCACCGGGCCGGCCACCAACAA GTGGACTAAGAGGAACGCCCCGGCGCAGTGGAGGAGGAAGGACCGGCAGAAGCAGCACACGGAGCATCTACGGCTCGATAACGACCAGAGAGAG AAATACATCCAGGAGGCCAGAAATCTGGGCAGTACGATTCGGCAGCCCAAGCTCTCCAACCTGTCGCCCTCCGTCATCGCCCAGACCAACTGGAAGTTTGTGGAGGGTCTGCTGAAGGAGTGCCGCAATAAG ACCAAGAGGATGCTGGTGGAGAAGATGGGCCGGGAGGCCGTGGAGTTGGGTCACGGCGAGGTGAGCATCACCGGCGTGGAGGAGAACACGCTGATCGCCAGCCTCTGTGATCTCCTGGAGAGGATCTGGAGCCACGGCCTGTTGGTGAAACAG GGGAAGTCCGCCTTGTGGTCTCACCTACTGCATTATCAGGAGAACAGGAGAAGAATCGCCGGAGGAAGCGTCGGCACCTCGG AGATCTTTCTAGATTCAGAGAGGCGTAGATCTGACCCGAACCCCGTGATGCCCCCTCTAAAGATCTCCTTGGTGCAGGACATGCG GCATATCCAGAACATCGGAGAGATCAAGACAGACGTGGGGAAGGCCCGGGCCTGGGTGCGACTCTCCATGGAGAAGAAGCTTCTCTCTCGGCATCTCAAGCAGCTCCTCCTGGACCACGAGCTCACTAA AAAACTCTACAAGCGATACGCCTTCCTGCGCTGCGACGATGAGAAGGAGCAGTTCCTCTACCACCTGCTGTCCTTCAACGCCGTCGATTATTTTTGTTTCACGAACGTCTTCACCACGATCT TGATCCCGTATCACATTCTGATCGTCCCCGGTAAGAAGCTGGGGGGCTCCATGTTCACAGCCAACCCCTGGATCTGCCTGTCGGGGGAACTCGGGGAGACGGGGGTCCTGCAGCTTCCGCGGAACGTCTTTGAAACGACTCACGAG TGCCAAAACCTCGGGAAACTGACGACGGTGCAGATCGGGCACGACAACGCCGGGCTGTACGCCAAGTGGCTCGTGGAACACGTCATGGTGCGGAACGAGATCACGGGGCACACATACAA GTTTCCTTGCGGCCGCTGGCTGGGGAAAGGAATGGATGATGGGAGTCTGGAGAGAGTCTTGGTCGGAGACTTACTCACGCCTAATACAGAGACGGAGGAGAGGCCCTGCCGGACGCCCCCGTTACAGCACTCCCCGGGCATGATCCGGAGGCTGGTCGCCATCTCCCCCAGCAGCAGACCCA AATTTAATACGGGGCAGATCCAGGAGGCGACCGGCGAGGCGGTGAACGGCATCGTGAAGCATTTCCACAAACCGGAGAAAGAG AGGGGCAGTTTAACGTTACTGCTGTGCGGAGAAAGCGGTCTGGTGGCCGCTCTGGAGCAAGTCTTCCAACACGGCTTCAAGTCTCCGCGGCTCTTCAAAAGCATCTTCATCTGGGACTTCTTAG AAAAAGCACAAGCACATTACGAGGCCCTGGAGCTGAACGATTCGCTACCGGAGGAAGACTGGCGGAAAAGAGCCCGCAATTTCTGCCGTTTCATCAGCGCCATCAACGGCACCCCGAGAAACATTGGCAAGGATGGCAAGTTTCAGATGTTCGTTTGTTTAGGAGCTCG AGATCACTGTTTGCACCACTGGATCGCTTTGCTGGCGGACTGTCCCATCATAGCACAAATGTACGAAGAAACGGCGTTAATCAAGGACCATTCGCTGGTGAATTCCTTAATCCGCGTCTTACAGACGCTCCAGGAGTTCAACATCACGTTGGAAAGTTCTCTCATCAAAGGAATTAACATCTGA
- the DENND5A gene encoding DENN domain-containing protein 5A isoform X2 — protein MSGGGGSSSAPGRFADYFVISGLDTDTGLEPDELSGENFEQTPLRRTFKSKVLAHYPENVEWNAFDQDAVGMLCMPKGLSFKTQSDPRDPQFHSFIITREDGSRTFGFALTFFEEVTSKQICSAMQTLYHMHNAEYDIIHISATNGRDDPDCAEDCNVTKLQRFNSYDISRDTLYVSKCICLIAPMSFMTACKKVLEQLHRAVTSAQPPPLPLESYIYNILYEVPLPPAGRSLKFSGVYVPIVCQRPSTNELPLFDFPVQEVFELLGVENVVQLFTCALLEFQILLYSQHYQRLMTVAETITGLMFPFQWQHVYVPILPASLLHFLDAPVPYLMGLHSNGLDDRSKLELPQEANLCFVDIDNHFIELPEDLPQFPNKLEFIQEVSEVLMSFGIPPEGNLHCSESVSKLKDLKAADLVSDKKNGNLAGTALNSFELLKENETLARIQALVKRTGVSLEKGSSRSAGVEVKEESSGRKDGTAQCDERELRVHRLNIHVREVFASRFTQMFADYEVFVIQPSQDKESWFTNREQMQNFDKASFLSDQPEPYLPFLSRFLETQMFASFIDNKILCHDDDDKDPVLRVFDSRVDKIRLLNVRTPTLRTSMYQKCTSIEEAVKAIELRLSKIDHTAIHPHLLDMKIGQGKYEPGFFPKLQSDVLSTGPATNKWTKRNAPAQWRRKDRQKQHTEHLRLDNDQREKYIQEARNLGSTIRQPKLSNLSPSVIAQTNWKFVEGLLKECRNKTKRMLVEKMGREAVELGHGEVSITGVEENTLIASLCDLLERIWSHGLLVKQGKSALWSHLLHYQENRRRIAGGSVGTSEIFLDSERRRSDPNPVMPPLKISLVQDMRHIQNIGEIKTDVGKARAWVRLSMEKKLLSRHLKQLLLDHELTKKLYKRYAFLRCDDEKEQFLYHLLSFNAVDYFCFTNVFTTILIPYHILIVPGKKLGGSMFTANPWICLSGELGETGVLQLPRNVFETTHECQNLGKLTTVQIGHDNAGLYAKWLVEHVMVRNEITGHTYKFPCGRWLGKGMDDGSLERVLVGDLLTPNTETEERPCRTPPLQHSPGMIRRLVAISPSSRPKFNTGQIQEATGEAVNGIVKHFHKPEKERGSLTLLLCGESGLVAALEQVFQHGFKSPRLFKSIFIWDFLEKAQAHYEALELNDSLPEEDWRKRARNFCRFISAINGTPRNIGKDGKFQMFVCLGARDHCLHHWIALLADCPIIAQMYEETALIKDHSLVNSLIRVLQTLQEFNITLESSLIKGINI, from the exons GAGAGAATTTCGAGCAGACCCCCCTCAGGCGCACTTTCAAATCCAAGGTCCTGGCGCATTACCCCGAAAATGTGGAATGGAACGCCTTCGACCAGGACGCGGTGGGCATG CTATGCATGCCCAAAGGATTGTCCTTCAAGACGCAGTCAGACCCCCGGGACCCTCAGTTCCACTCGTTCATCATCACTAGAGAAGATGGCTCCCGGACCTTCGGCTTCGCCCTCACCTTCTTCGAGGAGGTCACCAGCAAACAGATCTGCAGCGCCATGCAGACGCTCTACCACATGCACAACGCCGAATACGACATCATTCACATATCGGCCACCAACGGCAGGGACGACCCCGACTGTGCGGAGGACTGCAACGTGACGAAGTTACAGCGCTTCAACTCGTACGACATCTCGCGGGACACGCTGTACGTGTCCAAGTGCATCTGTCTCATCGCGCCCATGTCCTTCATGACGGCCTGTAAGAAGGTGCTGGAGCAGCTTCACCGGGCCGTGACCTCCGCCCAGCCTCCGCCACTGCCTTTGGAGAGCTATATCTATAACATCCTCTATGAGGTGCCTCTCCCCCCGGCCGGCCGCTCCTTGAAGTTTTCGGGGGTCTACGTCCCCATCGTCTGCCAGCGCCCGAGTACCAACGAGTTGCCGCTCTTTGACTTTCCCGTCCAGGAGGTCTTTGAGTTACTCGGCGTGGAGAACGTTGTCCAGCTCTTCACGTGCGCCCTCCTCGAATTCCAGATCCTGCTTTACTCTCAGC ATTACCAGCGGTTGATGACCGTGGCGGAGACCATCACCGGCCTGATGTTTCCGTTCCAGTGGCAGCACGTGTACGTGCCGATCCTCCCGGCCTCGCTGCTTCACTTCCTAGACGCTCCCGTCCCGTACCTCATGGGCTTGCACTCCAACGGGCTGGACGACCGGTCCAAGCTGGAGCTGCCGCAGGAG GCCAACCTCTGCTTTGTGGACATAGACAACCACTTCATCGAGTTACCCGAAGACCTGCCTCAGTTCCCGAACAAGCTGGAGTTCATCCAGGAAGTATCCGAGGTGTTGATGTCCTTTGGAATCCCCCCCGAGGGTAACCTGCACTGCAGCGAGAGCGTCTCCAAGCTCAAGGACCTCAAAGCCGCCGACCTCGTGTCCGACAAGAAGAACGGCAACCTGGCGGGGACCGCGTTAAACTCCTTCGAGCTCCTGAAGGAGAACGAAACTCTAGCTCGGATACAGGCTCTGGTGAAGAGGACCGGAGTGAGCCTGGAAAAGGGGAGTTCTCGTTCCGCCGGG GTGGAGGTTAAAGAGGAGTCGAGCGGCAGGAAGGACGGGACGGCGCAGTGTGACGAGCGTGAGCTTCGCGTCCATCGGCTGAACATCCACGTGCGCGAGGTCTTCGCCAGCCGCTTCACTCAGATGTTTGCCGACTACGAGGTGTTTGTGATCCAGCCGAGCCAAGACAAGGAGTCCTGGTTCACAAACCGGGAGCAGATGCAGAACTTCGACAAA GCGTCCTTCCTTTCCGATCAGCCCGAGCCGTACCTGCCGTTCCTCTCCCGTTTCCTGGAAACCCAAATGTTTGCGTCTTTCATCGATAATAAAATCCTTTGCCACGACGACGACGACAAAGATCCTGTTCTGCGGGTCTTTGACAGCAGAGTCGATAAGATCAGACTGTTAAACGTCCGGACGCCGACCCTCCGCACCTCCATGTACCAGAAATGCACCAGTATCGAAGAAGCAG TAAAAGCGATCGAGTTGCGTCTGTCGAAGATCGATCACACGGCGATTCACCCGCACCTCTTGGACATGAAGATCGGGCAGGGCAAGTACGAGCCGGGCTTCTTCCCCAAGCTTCAGTCTGACGTCCTTTCCACCGGGCCGGCCACCAACAA GTGGACTAAGAGGAACGCCCCGGCGCAGTGGAGGAGGAAGGACCGGCAGAAGCAGCACACGGAGCATCTACGGCTCGATAACGACCAGAGAGAG AAATACATCCAGGAGGCCAGAAATCTGGGCAGTACGATTCGGCAGCCCAAGCTCTCCAACCTGTCGCCCTCCGTCATCGCCCAGACCAACTGGAAGTTTGTGGAGGGTCTGCTGAAGGAGTGCCGCAATAAG ACCAAGAGGATGCTGGTGGAGAAGATGGGCCGGGAGGCCGTGGAGTTGGGTCACGGCGAGGTGAGCATCACCGGCGTGGAGGAGAACACGCTGATCGCCAGCCTCTGTGATCTCCTGGAGAGGATCTGGAGCCACGGCCTGTTGGTGAAACAG GGGAAGTCCGCCTTGTGGTCTCACCTACTGCATTATCAGGAGAACAGGAGAAGAATCGCCGGAGGAAGCGTCGGCACCTCGG AGATCTTTCTAGATTCAGAGAGGCGTAGATCTGACCCGAACCCCGTGATGCCCCCTCTAAAGATCTCCTTGGTGCAGGACATGCG GCATATCCAGAACATCGGAGAGATCAAGACAGACGTGGGGAAGGCCCGGGCCTGGGTGCGACTCTCCATGGAGAAGAAGCTTCTCTCTCGGCATCTCAAGCAGCTCCTCCTGGACCACGAGCTCACTAA AAAACTCTACAAGCGATACGCCTTCCTGCGCTGCGACGATGAGAAGGAGCAGTTCCTCTACCACCTGCTGTCCTTCAACGCCGTCGATTATTTTTGTTTCACGAACGTCTTCACCACGATCT TGATCCCGTATCACATTCTGATCGTCCCCGGTAAGAAGCTGGGGGGCTCCATGTTCACAGCCAACCCCTGGATCTGCCTGTCGGGGGAACTCGGGGAGACGGGGGTCCTGCAGCTTCCGCGGAACGTCTTTGAAACGACTCACGAG TGCCAAAACCTCGGGAAACTGACGACGGTGCAGATCGGGCACGACAACGCCGGGCTGTACGCCAAGTGGCTCGTGGAACACGTCATGGTGCGGAACGAGATCACGGGGCACACATACAA GTTTCCTTGCGGCCGCTGGCTGGGGAAAGGAATGGATGATGGGAGTCTGGAGAGAGTCTTGGTCGGAGACTTACTCACGCCTAATACAGAGACGGAGGAGAGGCCCTGCCGGACGCCCCCGTTACAGCACTCCCCGGGCATGATCCGGAGGCTGGTCGCCATCTCCCCCAGCAGCAGACCCA AATTTAATACGGGGCAGATCCAGGAGGCGACCGGCGAGGCGGTGAACGGCATCGTGAAGCATTTCCACAAACCGGAGAAAGAG AGGGGCAGTTTAACGTTACTGCTGTGCGGAGAAAGCGGTCTGGTGGCCGCTCTGGAGCAAGTCTTCCAACACGGCTTCAAGTCTCCGCGGCTCTTCAAAAGCATCTTCATCTGGGACTTCTTAG AAAAAGCACAAGCACATTACGAGGCCCTGGAGCTGAACGATTCGCTACCGGAGGAAGACTGGCGGAAAAGAGCCCGCAATTTCTGCCGTTTCATCAGCGCCATCAACGGCACCCCGAGAAACATTGGCAAGGATGGCAAGTTTCAGATGTTCGTTTGTTTAGGAGCTCG AGATCACTGTTTGCACCACTGGATCGCTTTGCTGGCGGACTGTCCCATCATAGCACAAATGTACGAAGAAACGGCGTTAATCAAGGACCATTCGCTGGTGAATTCCTTAATCCGCGTCTTACAGACGCTCCAGGAGTTCAACATCACGTTGGAAAGTTCTCTCATCAAAGGAATTAACATCTGA